In Myxocyprinus asiaticus isolate MX2 ecotype Aquarium Trade chromosome 32, UBuf_Myxa_2, whole genome shotgun sequence, one genomic interval encodes:
- the slc16a9b gene encoding monocarboxylate transporter 9b yields the protein MSTGNTKKAPDGGWGWTIVIASFMGQLLAYGSPQSVGVLYPEWLNTFQDSKGMTAWVGSLVSGVGLIASPICSACVVNFGARPVTIFSGVMVSGGLMLSAFAPNVQFLIFSYGIVVGLGCGLVYAATVTITCQYFDKRRGLALGIVTTGTSIGGFLYATAQNEFIALFGLDGCLLLIGCFALNIIPCAGLMRPLHLPAYYLKQRAALAEKAEDKVLEKAPVVEDPIKKNQSVTNVLITGETKTAPAYEKSLHVVLMQLLKKKQKVYSEYLHSTGELLQNRVFSAMCISLFLYCLGAYTPLLFLEDLAQGEGLIDGISTIPLVSIMSIAAGVGKLLLGIMMDIRWMNSIFLYAFTLLGTGVALLMIPITKNYAGLQVISAVLGFFSGNWSVIPYMTTKVIGMDRLTEAYGILMFFCGFSIMLGPPVAGWIYDWMHSYDLAFYFSGSFVLLGGACLFLSALSCWNKNQEETNTPSEEYTDECDAVATVA from the exons ATGAGCACTGGGAACACAAAGAAAGCCCCAGACGGTGGATGGGGTTGGACCATTGTGATTGCCTCTTTCATGGGCCAGCTCCTGGCCTACGGCTCGCCCCAGTCTGTGGGTGTGCTTTACCCTGAATGGCTCAACACCTTCCAGGACAGCAAAGGCATGACAGCATGGGTTGGCTCTCTTgtgtctggagttggactcattgCCA GTCCCATCTGCAGTGCCTGTGTTGTGAACTTTGGGGCCAGACCTGTGACCATCTTCAGCGGGGTTATGGTCTCTGGTGGGCTTATGCTTAGTGCTTTTGCACCCAATGTTCAGTTTCTCATATTCTCCTATGGGATAGTTGTTG GACTAGGCTGTGGACTTGTATATGCTGCTACTGTAACCATCACCTGTCAGTATTTCGACAAGAGACGTGGTCTTGCTCTTGGCATTGTTACAACAG GTACAAGTATTGGAGGTTTTCTTTACGCCACTGCACAGAACGAGTTCATTGCACTCTTTGGACTTGACGGCTGCCTTTTGCTTATTGGTTGTTTTGCACTAAACATCATCCCATGTGCTGGACTCATGAGACCGTTGCATCTTCCTGCCTACTACCTCAAACAGAGAGCAGCACTGGCCGAAAAGGCAGAGGACAAGGTTCTGGAAAAGGCCCCTGTTGTGGAGGACCCCATCAAGAAAAATCAGTCTGTCACCAACGTGCTGATCACAGGAGAAACAAAAACGGCTCCAGCTTACGAGAAGAGCCTCCATGTAGTGTTGATGCAGCTCttgaagaaaaaacagaaagTGTATTCTGAATACTTGCACTCGACAGGAGAACTGCTGCAAAACAGGGTCTTCTCAGCCATGTGCATATCTTTGTTTCTCTACTGCCTGGGAGCGTATACACCGCTTCTCTTCCTGGAGGATCTGGCCCAAGGCGAGGGTCTGATTGATGGTATCAGCACCATCCCTCTGGTCTCAATCATGTCCATTGCGGCTGGAGTGGGGAAGCTTCTGCTGGGCATCATGATGGACATCCGCTGGATGAACAGCATCTTTCTCTACGCCTTCACTCTGCTGGGAACCGGGGTGGCTCTTCTCATGATCCCCATTACCAAGAACTATGCTGGACTACAGGTCATCTCAGCAGTGCTGGGATTTTTTTCCGGGAACTGGTCCGTCATACCATACATGACCACTAAGGTTATAGGAATGGATCGTCTGACAGAGGCATATGGGATATTGATGTTCTTCTGTGGATTTAGTATAATGCTTGGACCACCAGTCGCAG GATGGATTTATGACTGGATGCACTCTTATGACCTGGCTTTCTACTTCAGTGGAAGCTTTGTTCTGCTGGGAGGAGCTTGTCTTTTCCTGTCCGCCTTGTCTTGCTGGAACAAGAACCAGGAAGAAACCAACACACCAAGCGAAGAATACACTGATGAATGTGATGCAGTGGCTACTGTGGCCTGA